From one Enterobacteriaceae endosymbiont of Donacia provostii genomic stretch:
- the murC gene encoding UDP-N-acetylmuramate--L-alanine ligase encodes MSNIINTQKTFKINNINHIYFIGIGGSGMGGIAKILFKQGYQISGSDLTSNLITKDLISLGITIYFKQEIKNITNNIDLIIRSSAIKNNNPELIIAKKLNIMVISRGQMLAELMRFYYGISITGTHGKTTTTAMIYEIYKLSGLDPTFINGGILKNTKEYAYLGSSKYFITEADESDRSFLYLKPIINIITNIENEHLDFYNNNIEILKKNFLKFCKKIPFYGSIIICIDNVHNFDLIKNYLFNCKCNLITYGFHKNADIQLYNYKQNGYKSQFYILEKKNNLSLKINLNIPGYHNALNATAAYTVSKFNNINEKIILKSLENFNGIIRRFDILGIIFPKKQIKYKQNIIVINDYGHHPTEINLTIETARKIWPNRNLIMIFQPHRYSRTKNLLNYFVQILSKVDKLFLLQVYSAGENFIKNADSRYLFKKIKKLGIILPKLIYFTDYYSISNYILSKLKGNEIVIFQGAGDINKISSLLIK; translated from the coding sequence ATGTCTAATATAATTAATACTCAAAAAACATTTAAAATAAATAATATTAATCATATATATTTTATTGGTATTGGTGGATCTGGTATGGGAGGTATTGCAAAAATTTTATTTAAACAAGGATATCAAATTAGTGGTTCAGATTTAACTTCGAATTTAATTACTAAAGATTTAATTTCATTAGGTATTACTATTTATTTTAAACAAGAAATTAAGAATATTACAAATAATATAGATCTTATAATAAGATCTAGTGCTATTAAAAATAATAATCCAGAACTAATTATAGCAAAAAAATTAAATATTATGGTAATTAGTAGAGGACAAATGTTAGCAGAATTAATGAGATTTTATTATGGAATTAGTATTACAGGAACTCATGGTAAAACTACAACAACTGCTATGATTTATGAAATATATAAATTATCTGGATTAGATCCTACATTTATAAATGGAGGTATATTAAAAAATACTAAAGAATATGCTTATTTAGGTTCTAGTAAATACTTTATTACAGAAGCAGATGAAAGTGATAGATCTTTTTTATATTTAAAACCAATTATAAATATTATAACAAATATTGAAAACGAACATCTAGATTTTTATAATAATAACATAGAAATTTTAAAAAAAAATTTTTTAAAATTTTGTAAAAAAATCCCATTTTATGGCAGTATAATTATTTGTATAGATAATGTTCATAATTTTGATTTAATAAAAAATTATTTGTTTAATTGTAAATGTAATTTAATTACATACGGTTTTCATAAAAATGCTGATATACAATTATATAATTACAAACAAAATGGTTATAAAAGTCAATTTTATATATTAGAAAAAAAAAATAATTTATCATTAAAAATTAATTTAAATATTCCTGGATATCATAATGCTTTAAATGCAACTGCAGCATATACTGTATCTAAATTTAATAATATAAATGAAAAAATAATTTTAAAATCATTAGAAAATTTTAATGGTATTATACGTAGATTTGATATTTTAGGTATAATTTTTCCAAAAAAACAAATAAAATATAAACAAAATATTATTGTTATCAATGATTATGGACATCACCCAACAGAAATAAATCTAACAATAGAGACAGCACGTAAAATATGGCCAAATAGAAATTTAATAATGATTTTTCAACCCCATCGTTATTCTAGAACTAAAAATTTACTAAATTATTTTGTTCAAATATTATCTAAAGTGGATAAATTATTTTTATTACAAGTTTATTCAGCTGGAGAAAATTTTATAAAAAATGCTGATAGTAGATATCTATTTAAAAAAATAAAAAAATTAGGTATTATTTTACCTAAATTAATATATTTTACAGATTATTATAGTATATCTAATTATATACTATCTAAATTGAAAGGAAATGAAATAGTAATTTTTCAAGGTGCAGGTGATATTAATAAAATATCATCATTACTTATAAAATGA
- a CDS encoding D-alanine--D-alanine ligase, giving the protein MSNKIVVLFGGNSLEREISLKSGKAILNTLIKLGINAIGIDPINFPLLHLKQYGFKKAFIALHGRGGEDGTIQGILDYLNIPYTGSGILSSALTINKFLTKMIWKEYGLPIIYPYFLLNKKYFIKKNYLKIEKKILKIKLPIIVKPNCNGSSLGIFKINNIDNLFNILEKAFIYDNNLLIERYIKGTEYTVGILNNKILPPIKIEYSNIFYDYQSKYYLNNTKYFCPSGLSLQKEKELENIILKAWKVLNCKIWGRIDVILDKKKKFKLLEINTIPGMTSKSLYPIAAKKAGLSFDNLIIKILSLTK; this is encoded by the coding sequence ATGTCTAATAAAATAGTTGTTTTATTTGGAGGTAATTCTCTTGAGAGAGAAATATCTTTAAAATCTGGTAAAGCAATTTTAAATACTCTAATAAAATTAGGTATTAATGCTATTGGAATAGATCCAATTAATTTTCCATTATTACACTTAAAACAGTATGGTTTTAAAAAAGCTTTTATAGCCCTACATGGGAGAGGAGGTGAAGATGGAACTATACAAGGAATATTAGACTATTTAAATATTCCTTATACTGGTAGTGGAATATTATCATCAGCATTAACGATAAATAAATTTTTAACTAAAATGATTTGGAAAGAATATGGATTACCAATTATTTATCCATATTTTTTATTAAATAAAAAATATTTTATTAAAAAAAATTACTTAAAAATAGAAAAAAAAATTTTAAAAATAAAATTACCTATTATTGTTAAACCTAATTGTAATGGATCTAGTTTAGGTATTTTTAAAATAAATAATATAGATAATTTATTTAATATATTAGAAAAAGCTTTTATATATGATAATAATCTTTTAATAGAAAGATATATAAAAGGTACAGAGTATACAGTTGGAATATTAAATAATAAAATATTACCTCCTATAAAAATAGAATATTCAAATATTTTCTATGATTATCAATCTAAATATTATTTAAATAATACTAAATATTTTTGTCCTAGTGGTTTAAGTTTACAAAAAGAAAAAGAATTAGAAAATATAATTTTAAAAGCTTGGAAAGTTTTAAACTGTAAAATATGGGGCAGAATAGATGTGATTTTAGATAAGAAAAAAAAATTTAAACTACTTGAAATTAATACTATTCCAGGAATGACATCAAAAAGTTTATATCCTATAGCAGCAAAAAAAGCAGGATTATCTTTTGATAATTTAATTATAAAAATTTTATCTTTAACTAAATAA